In Leptospira licerasiae serovar Varillal str. VAR 010, the sequence GTCGTTAGCACCGTTGATGATGACTACGTCTACAGTGTTGAATGTAGGATTGATCTCGTCCATTTCCTTCATTTTATCGTAAGGAATATCAGCTTCCGCTAATAGAACGTTCATGTGACCAGGCATCCTTCCTGCAACCGGGTGGATCGCAAATTCAACTTCGATTCCTTTATCGGTAAGTTGGTTGTAAAGCTCACGAACTGCGTGTTGCGCTTGAGCGACTGCCATTCCGTAACCTGGAACGATCACCACTCTTTGAGCCATATCCAGTAACATTGCCACTTCTTCTGCGGAAGTAGCTTTTGTTTTACCAGTATAGATGTCTCCGGAATCTGCAGAAGAAGTAGCTGCTCCGATCCCGCCGAAAAGAACGTTCGGAAGAGAACGGTTCATAGCCTTACACATGATCTGAGTAAGAAGGATACCGGAAGCTCCTACAAGAGACCCAGAGATGATAAGAACATTGTTCCCTAAAACGAATCCTGTAGCGGAAGCTGCAAGTCCGGAATAAGAGTTCAAAAGAGCGATTACCACCGGCATATCCGCTCCACCGATAGGAATTACTAACAGAACTCCTAAAACAGAAGCTACTAGTACGACGTACCAATACCATTCTATTTTAGTAGGTTCGGTTACATTCAAGTAACCTAAGTAAAGCGCACCGATCAAAAATAAAACTTTAACAATCTGGTCTCCGAAGTAACGAACCGCTTTTTCAGAGATCAAACCTTGCAGTTTTCCGAAAGCGATCAAACTTCCTGTAAGAGTTACTGCTCCGATAATACCGGTAGCTGCAGTAGAGATTGTGAACTGAAGATCTGCAAGTTGTTTAGTATCATGACCCGGTTGTAGGATCTCCATTAAAGAGTTTCCACCGACTAAAAAGGAAGCAAGTCCTCCGAGTCCGTTCAGAAGCGCCACAAGCTGAGGCATTCCGGTCATTTCTACTTTAAGAGCGATAAAAGTACCGATTGCAGTTCCGACTA encodes:
- a CDS encoding NAD(P)(+) transhydrogenase (Re/Si-specific) subunit beta, which translates into the protein MEKAYINLIYLVSSILFIIGLKLLSHPKTAVRGNFTGAFGMFLAVVGVFFEYGTITQSDIIIIGAAVLVGTAIGTFIALKVEMTGMPQLVALLNGLGGLASFLVGGNSLMEILQPGHDTKQLADLQFTISTAATGIIGAVTLTGSLIAFGKLQGLISEKAVRYFGDQIVKVLFLIGALYLGYLNVTEPTKIEWYWYVVLVASVLGVLLVIPIGGADMPVVIALLNSYSGLAASATGFVLGNNVLIISGSLVGASGILLTQIMCKAMNRSLPNVLFGGIGAATSSADSGDIYTGKTKATSAEEVAMLLDMAQRVVIVPGYGMAVAQAQHAVRELYNQLTDKGIEVEFAIHPVAGRMPGHMNVLLAEADIPYDKMKEMDEINPTFNTVDVVIINGANDVVNPLAKTDPGSPIAGMPILDVDKAKTIIVIKRSLSPGFAGVPNPLFIQENCLMYFQDGKKATQEIVTALKDT